Proteins co-encoded in one Haladaptatus sp. ZSTT2 genomic window:
- a CDS encoding branched-chain amino acid ABC transporter permease: MGVVVVVGLSILVSLFIFELSFIVPTYAVAGMWILLALGLNVQWGYAGLINFSVAAFWGIGMYSVALLSAPGSPLGFEFNPGVALVAAIVVSALTALIIGIPTLRLRADYLAIASIGFAEIIRELVSNERELTAGTQGVSIPALLPELATSLDAVFAPDAPAFPYRGLVDFLLVAITVFVVYLFLRRLHISPWGRVLRTIRSDEDLAKALGKNTYWLKMQAFVLGSVLMAIAGFFYAYQFRFVLPETLEPINTFYVWVAVILGGTGSNRGAILGGLTLVAVRVFPSFFINFLALDVNVGAVRLLIVGLLIIGIVRFRPQGILPPRSELIWPAARDGGEKQ, translated from the coding sequence ATGGGCGTGGTTGTAGTGGTGGGACTATCGATTCTAGTCTCACTGTTCATCTTCGAACTGAGCTTCATCGTGCCAACATACGCAGTCGCGGGAATGTGGATACTCCTCGCGCTCGGGCTGAACGTCCAGTGGGGCTACGCTGGCCTCATCAATTTCAGCGTCGCCGCGTTCTGGGGCATCGGCATGTACTCCGTCGCGCTCCTCTCGGCTCCAGGGTCGCCACTCGGCTTCGAGTTCAACCCCGGTGTTGCACTCGTCGCCGCTATCGTGGTGAGTGCGCTGACCGCACTCATTATAGGGATTCCAACGCTTCGGCTGCGTGCAGACTACCTTGCAATTGCGAGTATCGGCTTTGCAGAGATTATCCGAGAACTCGTGAGCAACGAGCGCGAACTGACCGCAGGTACGCAGGGGGTAAGTATTCCGGCTCTCCTGCCAGAACTGGCTACGTCTCTCGACGCGGTGTTCGCGCCCGACGCACCGGCGTTCCCGTACCGGGGACTCGTCGACTTCTTGCTGGTTGCGATTACGGTGTTCGTCGTCTACCTGTTCCTCCGGCGGCTTCACATCTCGCCGTGGGGGCGGGTCCTCCGGACGATTCGCTCCGACGAGGATCTAGCGAAGGCACTCGGCAAGAACACCTACTGGCTGAAGATGCAAGCGTTCGTCCTTGGGAGCGTCCTGATGGCCATCGCCGGATTCTTCTACGCCTACCAGTTCCGCTTCGTCCTGCCCGAGACGCTCGAACCCATCAACACGTTCTACGTGTGGGTCGCCGTCATCCTCGGCGGAACTGGGAGCAATCGCGGAGCCATCCTCGGCGGACTCACTCTTGTCGCAGTTCGAGTCTTCCCAAGTTTCTTCATCAACTTCCTCGCGCTCGACGTGAACGTGGGCGCAGTCCGTCTGCTCATCGTGGGCCTGCTCATCATCGGTATCGTCCGGTTCCGTCCGCAGGGTATCCTGCCACCGCGGTCGGAACTCATCTGGCCTGCTGCGCGGGATGGAGGTGAAAAACAATGA
- a CDS encoding ABC transporter ATP-binding protein — MSDRALTVESVDSGYGEAQVLDDLTLHLEQDEIVCIIGPNGAGKSTVLKTVFGLLEPWEGVIRLDGEEITGTPPEDLVREGVGYVPQVDNVFGSMTIDENLRMGGVARDSGLEDVIADLYERFPILDEKREAKARTLSGGQRQVLAFARALVMEPHVLLIDEPSAGLAPNIVQNVFKDVQKVNDLGTAILMVEQNAREGLAISDRGYVLDQGTVAYTDEADALLDNPEVSRLYLGG, encoded by the coding sequence ATGAGCGACCGCGCACTCACCGTCGAATCCGTCGACTCGGGCTACGGTGAAGCCCAGGTTCTCGACGATCTCACACTCCACTTAGAACAGGACGAAATCGTCTGCATCATCGGGCCGAACGGCGCCGGGAAATCGACGGTCCTCAAGACTGTGTTCGGCCTGCTCGAACCGTGGGAGGGTGTGATTCGATTAGACGGTGAGGAGATTACGGGCACCCCTCCCGAGGACCTCGTCCGCGAAGGCGTTGGCTATGTCCCACAGGTAGACAATGTGTTCGGGTCGATGACCATCGACGAGAACCTCCGCATGGGCGGGGTAGCCCGGGACTCGGGGCTCGAAGACGTCATCGCCGACCTCTACGAGCGGTTCCCCATTCTCGACGAGAAGCGGGAGGCGAAAGCCCGCACACTCTCTGGCGGACAGCGTCAGGTGCTCGCGTTTGCTCGGGCACTCGTCATGGAGCCACACGTCCTCCTCATCGACGAGCCGTCCGCCGGCCTCGCGCCGAACATCGTCCAGAACGTGTTCAAGGACGTCCAGAAGGTGAACGACCTCGGCACGGCTATCCTCATGGTCGAACAGAACGCCCGCGAAGGCCTCGCCATCTCTGACCGGGGCTACGTCTTAGACCAGGGGACGGTTGCCTACACTGACGAAGCAGACGCACTACTGGATAATCCAGAAGTGTCGCGCTTGTACCTCGGCGGGTAA
- a CDS encoding redoxin domain-containing protein: MVNTGDDAPDFSAPVANGDIEEFDLEAELDDGPLVLAFFPGAFTSVCTNEMCTFRDNLSQFEDVGADVFGVSRDTPFTLNEFRAQNDLNFGLISDLNRDIIEAFDVEMDFDALGVYGVAKRSVFVINADGEVTYSWVTDDPGVEPNYEEVAQAAAEA, encoded by the coding sequence ATGGTCAACACTGGCGACGACGCACCAGACTTCAGCGCACCGGTAGCAAACGGCGACATCGAGGAGTTCGACCTCGAAGCCGAACTCGACGATGGCCCACTCGTGCTCGCATTCTTCCCGGGCGCGTTCACGAGCGTCTGTACCAACGAGATGTGCACGTTCCGCGACAACCTCAGCCAGTTCGAGGATGTCGGCGCAGACGTGTTCGGCGTCAGCCGCGACACGCCGTTTACGCTCAACGAGTTCCGCGCCCAGAACGACCTCAACTTCGGCCTCATCTCCGACCTGAACCGCGACATCATCGAGGCGTTCGACGTTGAGATGGACTTCGACGCCCTCGGCGTCTACGGCGTCGCAAAGCGCTCCGTGTTCGTCATCAACGCAGACGGTGAAGTCACCTACTCGTGGGTCACCGACGACCCCGGCGTCGAACCAAACTACGAAGAAGTCGCACAGGCTGCAGCCGAAGCGTAA
- a CDS encoding cupin domain-containing protein has translation MKKVSIDEVDILTNPMNVHSVRRPVSRALGTEDFAMNYFELESGESFSGGLHTHHDQEEVFYVQEGAATFETLVDEERDTVTVEAGEVIRFAPGEFQQGSNEDDETVVGFAFGAPGKVHDWDEIESLTFCRACEEETAHGLTLTDAGGFKFDCTECGTTFTVERSE, from the coding sequence ATGAAGAAAGTCTCCATCGACGAGGTCGACATCCTCACTAATCCGATGAACGTCCACAGCGTCCGTCGGCCCGTTTCGAGAGCCCTCGGCACCGAGGACTTCGCCATGAACTACTTCGAACTCGAATCCGGTGAGTCCTTCTCCGGCGGCTTACACACCCACCACGACCAAGAAGAAGTGTTCTACGTCCAAGAGGGAGCCGCGACCTTCGAGACGCTGGTTGACGAGGAGCGAGACACTGTCACCGTCGAAGCCGGGGAAGTCATCCGATTCGCCCCCGGAGAGTTCCAGCAAGGAAGCAACGAGGACGACGAGACGGTCGTCGGCTTCGCCTTCGGCGCACCCGGAAAGGTGCACGACTGGGACGAAATCGAATCGCTTACCTTCTGTCGAGCGTGTGAGGAAGAAACCGCCCACGGCTTGACGTTGACCGACGCCGGTGGCTTCAAATTCGACTGCACCGAGTGCGGGACGACGTTTACGGTAGAGCGGTCTGAGTAA
- a CDS encoding twin-arginine translocase TatA/TatE family subunit, giving the protein MLDTITPLFPGIPGGPELLVILFIAILLFGANKIPKLARSTGQAMGEFQKGREEVEGELEEMRKKGKEGPTDAEEANADTTDADADKAETQAAADEAQPNIGADDEEDDVEAEKEK; this is encoded by the coding sequence ATGCTCGACACAATCACTCCGCTGTTCCCGGGAATCCCGGGCGGGCCGGAACTGCTCGTTATTCTGTTCATCGCCATCCTCCTGTTTGGCGCAAACAAGATTCCAAAGCTCGCTCGCTCCACCGGGCAAGCGATGGGTGAGTTCCAGAAAGGCCGCGAAGAAGTCGAAGGCGAACTCGAAGAGATGCGCAAGAAGGGCAAAGAAGGCCCAACCGACGCTGAAGAGGCTAACGCGGACACCACGGATGCCGACGCGGACAAAGCAGAGACGCAGGCCGCCGCTGACGAAGCCCAGCCAAACATCGGCGCAGACGACGAGGAAGACGACGTCGAAGCCGAGAAAGAGAAGTAA
- a CDS encoding ABC transporter ATP-binding protein: MTEMIYEGANLDKQDPVLRTKGLKKSFGGLTATNDVTLQIERGSITGMIGPNGAGKSTLFNLMSGFYDLDDGRVWVNDQEVTNAEPHETARSGLIRTFQTPRRLEGMTVREAMLVGPRPQSGESIVPLFLQPGKVREQERANIEEAERLLERFEIDHLIDQPSTDLSGGQLKLVELARAIMTEPDILLLDEPVAGVNPTLANDIKRFIKELNDEGQTFLIIEHDMPFIMDLANPIIVLDQGRVLMEGTPEEVRHDKRVIDAYLGGAE, translated from the coding sequence ATGACCGAGATGATTTACGAAGGCGCGAATCTCGACAAGCAAGACCCCGTCCTCAGAACAAAGGGTCTGAAGAAATCGTTCGGTGGCCTGACGGCGACCAACGACGTGACACTGCAAATCGAACGCGGTTCGATTACGGGGATGATTGGCCCGAACGGTGCTGGAAAGTCCACGCTATTCAACCTAATGTCCGGGTTCTACGACCTAGACGACGGCCGCGTCTGGGTCAACGACCAAGAGGTCACGAATGCAGAGCCACACGAAACGGCTCGTTCGGGGCTCATTCGGACTTTCCAGACGCCACGCAGACTGGAAGGGATGACCGTCCGCGAGGCGATGCTGGTCGGTCCGCGTCCGCAGTCGGGCGAGTCCATCGTCCCGCTGTTCTTGCAACCCGGCAAGGTTCGCGAACAGGAGCGAGCGAACATCGAAGAGGCAGAGCGACTGCTCGAACGCTTCGAAATCGACCACCTCATCGACCAGCCATCGACGGACCTGTCCGGTGGCCAGTTGAAACTCGTCGAGCTCGCTCGCGCCATTATGACGGAACCGGACATCTTGCTCCTCGACGAACCAGTCGCTGGTGTCAACCCGACGCTCGCGAACGATATCAAGCGGTTCATCAAGGAACTGAACGATGAAGGCCAGACCTTCCTCATCATCGAACATGACATGCCGTTCATCATGGATCTCGCAAACCCAATCATCGTCTTAGACCAGGGGCGCGTCCTGATGGAGGGGACGCCGGAGGAAGTCAGACACGACAAACGCGTCATCGACGCGTACCTCGGAGGTGCCGAATGA